ACACATCCGTATTGCCACGTCTCCTCTTCACCATCGTCGTCAATGATAGTCACATTATTCACTTTCACGATAAAAGTGGTCAATCCTAAGGCAATGAGCTTGCTTACTCTAGAATGCCACTTCGTGAGCTCCTCTCTACAACGACTTGTAATTCTACATACTTATGATGATGGTGGACGCCATCCTTATCTCATCTTTACTTGATTCATGCACCATCCCTACATTTGTATGCAATTGCTTTTTTCTGACGGTGTGGAATATATGATAGAGATAATTATTGTTGGATAATTTTGAATCAAATAACGAAGGTCCTATGCAATGAAGCTCGATGACAATGGCTAGGAATTCATTTGAATTTCAcaaatgatttcctccaccttcTCCGTCCTATCTAAATCATAAGATATCCCCATCTGACAGCACCCTCACTACTAAAAAACACATCGTGCAAGACTAAAAATTAGGTTATGGCGACGTGGTAGAGAATAAAAAAACTTTTGAAACTTAAGCTGAGAAAAACTTCTAAAAGGCCATTTAAAATACTAAAACCATAAGGCGATATCACAGCCTATAGAGGCATGCTCCATACAGTGCAAGCCTTGGCGTCAATGTGTCCAAGCTTAGCTTCCTTCTAGCTTTAGAGGCCGCCTCCAACAAATAAACTTGTTGTTTGGTTCCATTTATCAGCAAAAGAGCACGCACGTTCTAATTGGTATAAAATAAATTTGATAATTTGTATCATATTCGAGTATTTATCTATTGCACTACTAAGTCCAAATCCATCCAAATTGAAATAATTACATATATTGGCTCCAAGTAATGGGGTGAGAGATATATTTACTCCTGATAGACCTCAAGTTTTACAGAGATGATTACTCCTGTGAGTAATTATTCTGTGAATATATTTCAAAGAAAATGATCATGCACATAATTAGATGTGGCACTACCGAGATACAGGAAGCAACTTGAAGTTTTTATCTCAAATTAGTCACCAAAAAGAATGCTCAAAAGTGCATGCTAGCCATACGTTTTAATGTCCATAATTTACGTGCATGAATGATGAATAATGAATAATGATCCCACAATATGTTGCATGGCACAATCATTGGAATTTTTAATTCCGGACAATGATTCCACAATATGGTGCATGGCACAATCTCTGGAATTTTAATTTCCGACCCACAAATCCTGTCCTTCCAAATCGGGGCTGCTTCATCTGTTTTACGGTGCATGGCATATGCCCCACACAAATCTCAGGAGTCTATTCtcatctctccctctccctctaaTTAAGTTAGATCTTCTTTAATCTCCCTCATcctgcatgcatgcatagcaCACCGATTTATTTCCTCCTTAATCTCTCAAGTTATCCTGTGTGCATGCGTGCAGGCACGTTGTAACTCCTTAATCCACTCTGTCTCTCTCATTAATTTCATTTATTCCACATTTTTTCTTTAGAGACGGATCCAGTCCTTCCTGATTTTCTAGGCGGCTAATTGACATTAACTGGCAAGTGTATATAAATCAATCAGATTTTGTGTAAGAGGGCGAGGTGGGACAATATTAGACGGAAACGAACATGAAATCTTTAGTACATAACTTGGAGCTTGGTTAGTTGGTCGTGTCTGTAGGATTGAATCGGAGGGCTAGAGTTTGACTACGCGTACTGCAGGTATAGTTGTTTTCTTTGCCTGGGCCACCTCGTGAGTGGGCTGAGGCCCATGTGATCGACAGGTCTAGAAAATCGACAGCGTACGAAAATTTGCTAGCGACGGACGAACGAAATTTTACACAACGGACGAAAATTTTGGGAGGAAGAAGCGATAGctgctttattattaggtaaagactAAGCCTAAAACCTTTCGATTCTAGAGTTTGTCTCCATAGCTCTTAACTTTCTAGTAACCCCCGTTCGACTATTATcgactagcaccacatcatccgcaaagagcatatacaccatgggatatctccttgtatatcccttgtgacccCATCCATCACCAAagcaaaaagataagggctcaaagctgaccctTGGTGCCGTCCTATTTCAATCGGAAAGTCGTCATGTTGCCATCACTTGTACAAACACTTGCCACAACATCATCGCACATGTCTatgatgagggtaatgtactttgttGGGACTTTCTttttctccaaggcccaccatATGTCATTCCATGGTATCTTATCgtaggccttctccaagtcaatggACACTATATGCAAGTCCATCTTTGGCTCCCTGTCTCTCTCCATAAGTTGCTGTACCAAGAAAACGGCTTTcatggtcgacctcccaggcatgGAACCAAACTGACTTTTGGTCCCgcttgtcgttcttcttaagcggtgctcaatgactctccCATAGCTTCGttgtatggctcatcagcttaattccacgGTAATTAATACAACTTTGaacatcccccttgttcttgaagGTTGATAATATACTCCGCCTCCATTCTTTTGGTATCTTGTTTgcccgaaaaatgaggttgaaaagcgTAGTTAGCCATACTAACACTATGTCTCCGAGGCCTCTCCACACCACAATCAGGATACAATCAGGACCCATTGCCTTAcctcctttcatcctttttaaagcctccttgACCTCAGACTCCTGGATTCGTTGCACAGAACGCTTTATGGTATCATCAAGGAGTCGTCCAGCTCAATGGTAGAGCTCTCATTCTCTCCATAATAGTTTGTCgaagtactcccgccatctatgcttGTTCTCCCCGTCCTTCACCAGGAGCCGATATGCTCtgtccttgatgcatttgacttggtTGACATCCCTCGTCTTACTCTCTtggatcttggccatcttatagatgtccTTTCGCCTTCCTTCgtatctactccctccgtccgaaaatacttgtcatcaaaatggatgtatctagaactaaaatacatctagatacatccccttttattcattttgatgacaagtatttctggACGGAAGGAGTAAGTgttggtagaggtcctcataCGCCCGACCCCTTGCTTCGCTCATTGCTTGCTTTGTGGCCTTCTTTGCCACCTTGCACTTCTCAATGCTGTCTGCACTCATGTCCAGGTGTACGCGTCTGAAACTGTCTTCTACTTAATAGCCTTCTGGACATCATCGTTCCACCATCAGGTATCTTTAGCTCCGCTTCTACTTCCCCTCGTCACACCAAACTCCTCTGAAGCCACCTTACGAATGCAAGCTGCCATCTTCATCCACATATTGTTTGCATCAcctccttcctcccaagggcCCTCCTTAATAACCCTCTCCTTGAAAGTCTgagctgcccccccccccccttggagtTTCCACCACTTCGTTCTAGCGACTTTGGTGCGTCTATCCCACTGGACACGAAGCCGAAAGCGGAAGTCAGCCACCACAAGCTTGTGTTGATGGACAACACTCTCTTCGGTTACGACCTTACAATCTAGGCAAGCACACCCGTCTTCTCTTCTCGAGAGAACGAAATCAATCTGGCTAGAGCGTTGACCACTACTAAAACTCACTAGATGGGATTCTCTCTTTTTACAAAGGGTGTTAGCTACGATCATATCGCAGGCTAGAGTGAAGCTCAAGACATCTTCTCCATCTTGATTCCGGATACCATAGCCAAAAACCCCATGCACCCCTTCAAAACCTGTATTAGATGTACCCATGTGGCCATTGAGGTCTCCTTCTATGAAGAGCTTCTCGCCAATAGGTACACTCCTAACCATGTTCTCGAGACCTTCCCAGAACTCCCTCTTGGTGCTCTCATTGTGGCCTACGGGGTTTATGCCTTGATAATATTGAGAACTAAGCCCCCAACTACCAGCTTGACCATGATAATCCGGTCCCCTTGCCTCCTCTTGACGTCTACCACtccatacttgaggctcttgttgatCAAGACACCTACTCCATTTCTGTTTGTAGTTATCCCCATGTACCACAACTTGAAGCCAgtatcctccacctccttcgTCTTCTGCCCCCTCCATTCGGTTTCTTGGACGCATAGGATATCAACACCTCTCCTCACTGCTGTATCAACTAGCTCCCGTAACTTACCTGTCAGGGACCCTATGTTCCAGTTACCTAAGCTAAGCGGATCCTACTAGGTTCGGCTAGCTTCCTTACTCATCGCACTCGTCGAGCCAAATGCGAAGACTTGCTCATTTTCACTACACCCGGGCGTCGATGTAGCGCGCCACTAAGGATGCGATGACCCAATCCTTGCTCACTTATCACCATATCCAGATCAAGATACGGCATGCCACCAAGGGGGTGACGGCCCGGCCCTTGCACACTAAACACCACACCTGGGTTCCGGTATGGCGCATCACTAAGAGGGTTATGCCCCAACGATGTTCTTTTGAGTTTCATGTCTACAAGAGTGGCTGAGTTTTGATGTTTGCTCGCCGAGCCTACGATAACCTTCCTCCTTTACCCGGGCTTGGGACCGGCTATTTTGAGACAACATAGGCAAAGTTGATGTTTTCATTTCTAACCATTCTACAAAGACCGATATGGGCACGAGGCAAATTTCTGGCACTGACAGTGATAGTTCTATTCGATGGTCAGCTATGATAATTTATACTTATTATTTTAAAAGGAATATTTATGTGTTACAATCGctactttttttttcttttcttctggTTACCCAATGCAAGGGACCAGTGCTAACGTTATACCACAGTGACGCAAGGAAACAATTCTTTGGCAAACATTTTTGGATAATAGGTGTGTGCTCCTTTTTTCAGGTCGGTTTACTGCTTCTAGAATCGATACTGCTTCTTGGCTACTTCTCTTTGTTCCATCCTGGGAATCAAGCAGTTCTTCGATGGGGTAAGAGCCCCACAATACTTCATAAGGTAAACAGTTATTTTATGTAGCCATGTTTTTTCGTAATTTCTGGAGAATACTGGGCGATTCTGATGAGTTGAGAAACAGGTGTGCGACCTGCCTTTTGCTTTCTTCAGCGACCCAGAGCTGATGCCCATCTTGACTACTGCTCTCATTGCCGTCTGCTACGGCTGTGATCAGAATAGAAGTGTGGTACTTCAAGAAATAAGCTCAGATATGATCGGTACTTTGCTTAGGTCCTGCAGAGCGTCAGTGCTGGCCACTTCAGATTCCGTCGCCGTGGATGGTTCTGGAGCTAATAATTCCGGTGACAGCACTCATATCTTGCCGGACATCAGAAACTCACTATCTGACATGTCGATACGGTCAAGCCGCAAAGGTGCGCGGCCAGTGTTAGGAAAAGGCGTTTCAGGGGCCATCAAGTTAAACAGAAACAAGAATCAAAAGGATGGTAGAGGAGTACGAGCTGGTGATGATGGGGGGCCCTTGAAGCAAAGGGCCGGAGAAGCTTCATCTGCTTTTATGTTGCATAGGAAAATCCCGGCTTTCTTCTTTGAGAAAGCAGAAGAGTTCTTCTGCGGCGGTGCATAGCGAAAACGCTGAATGGCACAAGCTGACCAGACTTTTACCAGAGGCTACAGAATTCGGGTTTTTGCACAAGCTGACTAGAAGACCTTTAGAAGAAGCTACCGAATTCCTTTTTTTTGCACAAGCTGACTGGACCTTCACAAGAAGCTGCCTGCCTGCCGAATTCGGGTGTTTGAGGCGATGGTTCGTCTGACTAGTGTACCATGAGGGAGGCAGTAACATATCAGCAGGCTGGTTCCAGGTTACCCTACCTGTTAATTTTTGACTAAATCCCGGGGGCTAAAGATGTGATTGTAGAGAATAAGTTTACGATGCAGCGTTATGCATGCCTCAAATTAGCCAGTTCCTGATTCTCAAAAAGAAATTAGCCAGTTCCTTGTCCAAAGAACTGTATAGAAACAAGCTGTGAATTGTAATGTCAAACTCTGGCACCAACACATGCACACAGGGAAGAAATACATCATATATACTATTTTGGGTGAGCTTCAGTTCAAAGCATGGTACAAACCAGACAAAGCTGTTATCCTTTTTCGAACATTATTTAGAGACGCGTATGCTGACAATCAATAAGTTTCTATTACAAAACAACCAAGGCCTCTGTCTTAGGAGGAACTACAACAAAATGCATTGATTTCCATGTCACTAGCCATCAAGGCTTGTGGTTACCTAATCTTTTGTACTAGCCATCACTATCTTATTCATGCCCGCCCAGCCGCCAACTGGCCCTCCCCGCGAGCCCGCTCTGGCTGCCGCCGACGCATGCATGTGCTGCTACTTAGAGCGCCGTCGTCTTGCCCCGAGCGTGGTCTTGTCACTCACCGTCTCGGCTCTCAGGACAGCGGGCTGCTGCGCTGTCCGTGCGCCCAGGCTCCGGCAGCCATCCCCACTCATCTCCTCCTCCGCTTCATTCTCCCCACGTCAAGTGCCGGCCGGCGACCGGCGGCGGGGCACTTGTGCCGACGACCATATATTATGACAGCTCCCCCATCCCACAAGGCGTGTACGGAAAAGATGCATTTACACCTGCAACCGAGCCAGCGATATGACCGTAGTGCCTTGGGCGCAGGATGCCCAAGTACTGAAGCCTCGAGTGCATCAAATGATAGGCCAGCCCCCTCGTCAACGTATCGCACAAGAAGACGACGTCCTCAAAAGGATGGAACCCGAGGAAGCTAACATAATCAGACTTAGTTTCCCGCTCCACCACCGCTGCGTGATCGTCTTCTTCTTCGTCCGAGGCGCCGCCGTCGTTAACATCTTCCAGGATCCAACGCTCGTCGGTTTCTTCCCGACGGTAGCACACCCCACGCGCCAGTGCCTGCTCGAGGTCGACGCGATGCCTCAGCGCCCACTCGCACCGCCCGCGCGACTCGTCGAGGACCCAAACCCGGAGAAACCTGAACGCGTCTTCCACCATCGCGCAGCGGACCTCGTTCTCCGACTTGCCCAGATGAAGCTCCGGATACGTGGCCGTCTCCATGCCCGCCGGAGGGCGGATCACCCGATACTTACGGTCCGCCATAGATATCCTGCAGCAGAAGTCGTTTTAATTTGGATCTGCGCGTAGAGCGCTCCGCGCAGGTACACGCCGTAGAGCTTCACGTCCAGGTCTAGCCTGTCCTCCTCCAGCATGCCGGCGATGGTTCCCGCGGCGCCTCCTTGCCGGACGAACGCCCTCTCCTCCCACCGCTTCGTGTCCGACGAGTAGACGGGCAGGTCGAACGGCGACGGCGGCCACTCCGATTCCCTGGGCATCCGGCCCAGCCTCTCCTCAAATGGAACGAGAGGGATCGATACCACCTCGTAGTGAGGGGAGACACTAGGATCGAACACCAGAAACTTGTCTCCTCCCAAGACGTAGAAATCCTCCATCCCGGCGCGCGAGGGCAGCGGTGGCAGCGGCGGCAACCGCGCGCACTGCCGCGTTGCAGGGTTGACCACCATGTGGGAGAGTAGTAGGACGAGGCCGTTGCAGTGCTCCCTGACGGCGGTGTTCGAGCTATAACTGAGGTCGCCGGAGACCGCGGTCCTGGTCGACGGACGGAAGAGCTCCGAGACCTGTAGGAAGCAAGGTTTTGGATCCCAAGCGAGCCTTTTTTCTCGAGGGGCACCGAAATTCACGGTTCCCACGGTAACCACGAAATACCGGAAAAAATTCGGACGAAATTCAAAATCAaattttgaattcaaatatttcAAAGTTGATATAGATAAACTTTTAACTCTATGATATCACAGTCTTTCTCCTAGCGTAGTGGCTCAACACACGCACCCACCGATGCTGCTTGGTCAGAGATTTCGAGTTCGACTCAAATTTAAAAAAAACTTGAATTTTTTTGCTTGGTATGAGTGTTTTCCGTGAGGTAGCGGTAAACGCGGTAACCGCTCGGGATCGCGAAATTTTGAGCGGTACCCAAAACAATGGTAGGAAGCGGAAGTATATGAAGATCTCGCCGAGCGTGTGCGGAAGGAGGTCTGCCCGCAGCAGGTGCCCGGCGTCGATCATGGCGTGCCACGCCTTGCAGACGCAGCGTGACGCCGTGAGGCTGTGCGGCGGGAGACGGCGGAGGATGTCCGCGAGCACGTCGTCGGGTAGCAGCTTTGTTA
The sequence above is a segment of the Triticum urartu cultivar G1812 unplaced genomic scaffold, Tu2.1 TuUngrouped_contig_6498, whole genome shotgun sequence genome. Coding sequences within it:
- the LOC125530697 gene encoding uncharacterized protein LOC125530697; the encoded protein is MEAVTKLLPDDVLADILRRLPPHSLTASRCVCKAWHAMIDAGHLLRADLLPHTLGEIFIYFRFLPLFWVSELFRPSTRTAVSGDLSYSSNTAVREHCNGLVLLLSHMVVNPATRQCARLPPLPPLPSRAGMEDFYVLGGDKFLVFDPSVSPHYEVVSIPLVPFEERLGRMPRESEWPPSPFDLPVYSSDTKRWEERAFVRQGGAAGTIAGMLEEDRLDLDVKLYGVYLRGALYAQIQIKTTSAAGYLWRTVSIG